The following are from one region of the Sandaracinus amylolyticus genome:
- a CDS encoding RNA 2'-phosphotransferase: MPSVQLSKRLAWALRHRPDALGITLDPAGWTDVDGLLDALVITREQLDAVLAMPGKRRFELEGSRIRALHGHSVAVDVDHPASAPPEILFHGTIRARLASIRAKGLVAGARRHVHLAETREEAIEVGARRGPPIVIEVRAAVLHARGVRFSRAPGSRVWLVDHVPAACLVIPE, from the coding sequence ATGCCCTCGGTCCAGCTGAGCAAGCGCCTCGCATGGGCCCTGCGTCATCGGCCCGACGCGCTGGGGATCACGCTCGATCCCGCGGGCTGGACCGACGTCGACGGCCTGCTCGACGCGCTCGTGATCACGCGCGAGCAGCTCGACGCGGTGCTGGCGATGCCGGGCAAGCGGCGCTTCGAGCTCGAGGGCTCGCGGATCCGCGCGCTGCACGGGCACTCGGTCGCCGTCGACGTCGATCATCCGGCGAGCGCTCCGCCGGAGATCCTGTTCCACGGCACGATCCGGGCGCGCCTCGCGTCGATCCGCGCGAAGGGCTTGGTGGCGGGCGCGCGCCGTCACGTGCACCTCGCGGAGACGCGCGAGGAGGCGATCGAGGTGGGCGCGCGGCGCGGACCGCCGATCGTGATCGAGGTCCGCGCCGCGGTGCTCCACGCGCGTGGCGTGCGCTTCTCGCGCGCGCCGGGGTCACGGGTGTGGCTCGTCGATCACGTGCCCGCGGCGTGCCTCGTCATCCCCGAGTAG
- a CDS encoding CBS domain-containing protein, giving the protein MQKVRDIMTRSPACCGASTSLEEVARMMIVHDCGEIPVLDDLGTPIGVVTDRDICCRTVAQGKNPIEMTAGQVMSTPCVTVNVDDSIHECCEVLESNMIRRVPVVDSKGRCCGIVSQADVARAGDEHETAELVREISRPLQATSTFI; this is encoded by the coding sequence ATGCAGAAGGTCCGAGACATCATGACCCGCTCGCCCGCGTGCTGCGGTGCCTCGACGTCGCTCGAAGAGGTCGCGCGCATGATGATCGTGCACGACTGCGGCGAGATCCCGGTGCTCGACGATCTGGGCACGCCGATCGGCGTCGTGACCGATCGCGACATCTGCTGCCGCACCGTGGCCCAGGGGAAGAACCCGATCGAGATGACGGCCGGCCAGGTCATGTCGACCCCGTGCGTGACCGTGAACGTCGACGACAGCATCCACGAGTGCTGCGAGGTGCTCGAGTCGAACATGATCCGGCGGGTGCCGGTCGTGGACTCGAAGGGACGATGCTGCGGCATCGTGTCCCAGGCCGACGTGGCGCGCGCCGGAGACGAGCACGAGACCGCCGAGCTGGTCCGCGAGATCTCGCGGCCGCTCCAGGCGACCTCGACGTTCATCTAG
- the nrdR gene encoding transcriptional regulator NrdR: protein MKCPFCGTLDNKVIDSRLSQGGEVTRRRRECEGCARRYTTYERVEQVLPLVVKKDGRREPFDRMKILGGVRRACEKRPVSQESLERLVDRLERELVETGEKEVPSSMIGEKAMDALRELDPVAYVRFASVYRSFADLHEFMAEIAQLLPDGTPKRESSSS, encoded by the coding sequence ATGAAGTGCCCCTTCTGCGGCACCCTGGACAACAAGGTGATCGACTCTCGCCTCTCGCAGGGCGGCGAGGTCACGCGTCGTCGTCGTGAGTGCGAGGGCTGTGCGCGCCGCTACACGACCTACGAGCGGGTCGAGCAGGTGCTCCCTCTCGTCGTGAAGAAGGACGGCCGGCGCGAGCCCTTCGATCGCATGAAGATCCTCGGCGGAGTCCGCCGCGCGTGCGAGAAGCGCCCGGTCTCGCAGGAGTCGCTCGAGCGCCTCGTGGACCGCCTCGAGCGCGAGCTGGTCGAGACCGGCGAGAAGGAAGTGCCCTCGTCGATGATCGGCGAGAAGGCGATGGACGCGCTGCGCGAGCTCGATCCGGTCGCGTACGTGCGCTTCGCGAGCGTCTATCGATCGTTCGCCGACCTCCACGAATTCATGGCGGAGATCGCGCAGCTCCTGCCCGACGGCACGCCGAAGCGCGAGAGCTCGTCGTCGTGA
- the ribD gene encoding bifunctional diaminohydroxyphosphoribosylaminopyrimidine deaminase/5-amino-6-(5-phosphoribosylamino)uracil reductase RibD — protein MSDTLALDERMMDLALAEARKGRTAPNPHVGAVIVQGGEVVGVGHHERAGEVHAEVDAMRAAGDRTRGATLYCTLEPCNHHGRTAPCTDAILGAGIARVVVGCVDPAKHGPTSGAARLRDAGVEVVLGVREPQAREVIEDFACLVTKKRPLVVLKAAVTLDGRIATRTGDSKWITGDEARREAHRLRDRADAVMVGVGTVLADDPRLDVRMIEGRDPIRVVLDTHLRTPETAQLVAHGSSRPTWIVHGPDAPEERRDALRRDGVVLIEAPLEGDTVDVAWMLAELGRRDVMRLLVEGGGRVHGALLDRGLADRAEIFVAPVVLGDPEARPLAAMHDPPMQIASAFQLADLEIDRLGRDVRFRGRVTKGPREA, from the coding sequence GTGAGCGACACGCTCGCGCTCGACGAGCGGATGATGGACCTCGCGCTCGCCGAGGCGCGGAAGGGCCGGACCGCGCCGAACCCCCACGTGGGCGCAGTGATCGTGCAGGGCGGCGAGGTCGTCGGCGTCGGTCACCACGAGCGCGCGGGCGAGGTCCACGCCGAGGTCGACGCGATGCGCGCAGCGGGCGATCGCACGCGCGGCGCGACGCTCTACTGCACGCTCGAGCCGTGCAACCACCACGGGCGCACCGCGCCGTGCACCGACGCGATCCTCGGCGCGGGCATCGCGCGCGTCGTCGTGGGCTGCGTCGATCCCGCGAAGCACGGGCCCACCTCGGGCGCGGCGCGGCTCCGCGATGCGGGCGTCGAGGTCGTGCTCGGCGTGCGCGAGCCCCAGGCGCGCGAGGTGATCGAGGACTTCGCGTGCCTCGTGACCAAGAAGCGCCCGCTCGTGGTGCTCAAGGCCGCGGTGACGCTCGACGGGCGCATCGCGACGCGCACCGGCGACTCGAAGTGGATCACCGGCGATGAGGCACGTCGCGAGGCGCACCGACTGCGTGATCGCGCCGACGCGGTGATGGTCGGCGTGGGCACCGTGCTCGCCGACGATCCGCGCCTCGACGTGCGGATGATCGAAGGCCGCGACCCCATCCGCGTGGTGCTCGACACGCACCTGCGCACGCCCGAGACCGCACAGCTCGTGGCCCACGGCTCGTCGCGCCCGACGTGGATCGTGCATGGTCCCGACGCGCCCGAGGAGCGCCGCGACGCGCTCCGCCGCGACGGTGTGGTGCTGATCGAAGCGCCGCTCGAGGGCGACACCGTCGACGTCGCGTGGATGCTCGCCGAGCTCGGCCGTCGCGACGTGATGCGCCTGCTCGTCGAGGGCGGTGGGCGCGTGCACGGCGCGCTGCTCGATCGTGGGCTCGCCGACCGCGCCGAGATCTTCGTCGCGCCGGTGGTCCTCGGGGATCCCGAGGCTCGGCCCTTGGCAGCGATGCACGATCCCCCCATGCAGATCGCGAGCGCGTTCCAGCTGGCGGATCTCGAGATCGATCGGCTCGGACGCGACGTTCGCTTCCGCGGTCGTGTCACCAAGGGCCCTCGGGAGGCGTGA
- a CDS encoding riboflavin synthase produces the protein MFTGLVEEIGTVRDIQRGALGSTMRIECPWRDLVLGESIAVNGVCLSVTTMPGGGFTCDASAETLEKTTLGAIARGTKVHLERALRAGDRFGGHVVSGHVDGVGKVAAKTPLGDALKVEFEVPEVLARFLAPKGSITVDGVSLTVNGATGTRFDVVLVPITREKTLLDQKDVGAPINLEVDVLAKYVARLLGNPGVDGVPPQNPPGAGGEGVTLDLLGRTGFL, from the coding sequence ATGTTCACGGGTCTAGTCGAAGAGATCGGGACGGTGCGCGACATCCAGCGCGGGGCGCTCGGATCGACGATGCGCATCGAGTGCCCGTGGCGCGACCTCGTGCTCGGCGAGTCGATCGCGGTGAACGGCGTGTGCCTCAGCGTGACGACGATGCCGGGGGGCGGCTTCACCTGCGACGCGTCCGCGGAGACGCTCGAGAAGACGACGCTCGGCGCGATCGCGCGCGGCACGAAGGTGCACCTCGAGCGCGCGCTGCGCGCCGGGGATCGCTTCGGCGGTCACGTCGTGAGCGGGCACGTCGACGGCGTCGGCAAGGTCGCGGCGAAGACGCCGCTCGGCGACGCGCTGAAGGTCGAATTCGAGGTGCCCGAGGTGCTCGCGCGCTTCCTCGCGCCGAAGGGATCGATCACGGTCGACGGCGTGAGCCTCACGGTGAACGGCGCGACCGGCACGCGCTTCGACGTCGTGCTCGTGCCGATCACGCGCGAGAAAACGCTGCTCGATCAGAAGGACGTCGGCGCGCCGATCAACCTCGAGGTCGACGTGCTCGCGAAGTACGTCGCGCGCCTCCTGGGCAACCCCGGCGTCGACGGTGTGCCCCCGCAGAACCCGCCCGGTGCGGGCGGCGAAGGTGTGACCCTGGATCTCCTGGGTCGCACCGGATTCCTGTGA
- the ribB gene encoding 3,4-dihydroxy-2-butanone-4-phosphate synthase, which translates to MLRTAIERVHRALEDIRAGRMVILVDDEDRENEGDLVMAAEKVTPEAINFMAKWGRGLICLTITDEHVQQLDLPMMVDDNQSQRSTAFTISIEARHGVSTGISAADRAHTIKVAIAEDARPSDIVSPGHVFPLKARPGGVLQRTGHTEGSVDLAHLAGFRPAGVICEIMNDDGTMARMPDLVEFAEKHGLRILSIADLIQYRLEHEQMIERRLDGEIALPSGKQWRAHLFVQKHDRREFLALTLGEIDETPTLVRMHTGSVLGDVFDVRSRGRVAIDDVVARIEEEGRGVIVFIPGPIDLESDLAQRLGKQVKPKHMDSGEVLREYGLGAQVLRAIGLRRIRLLTNRPRRIAGVDGYGLEVTEQLVVSEDAALSGEMDAPELKH; encoded by the coding sequence ATGCTTCGCACCGCGATCGAGAGAGTCCACCGTGCCCTCGAGGACATCCGCGCCGGTCGGATGGTGATCCTCGTCGACGACGAGGACCGCGAGAACGAGGGCGACCTCGTGATGGCTGCGGAGAAGGTCACGCCCGAGGCGATCAACTTCATGGCGAAGTGGGGCCGCGGCCTCATCTGCCTGACGATCACCGACGAGCACGTGCAGCAGCTCGATCTGCCGATGATGGTCGACGACAACCAGTCGCAGCGCTCGACCGCGTTCACCATCTCGATCGAGGCGCGCCACGGCGTGTCGACCGGCATCAGCGCGGCGGACCGCGCGCACACGATCAAGGTCGCGATCGCCGAGGACGCGCGTCCTTCCGACATCGTGAGCCCCGGCCACGTCTTCCCGCTCAAGGCGCGCCCCGGCGGCGTGCTGCAGCGCACCGGTCACACCGAGGGCTCGGTCGATCTCGCGCACCTCGCGGGCTTCCGTCCTGCGGGCGTGATCTGCGAGATCATGAACGACGACGGCACGATGGCGCGCATGCCCGATCTCGTCGAATTCGCCGAGAAGCACGGGCTGCGCATCCTCTCGATCGCGGATCTGATCCAGTACCGCCTCGAGCACGAGCAGATGATCGAGCGGCGCCTCGACGGCGAGATCGCGCTGCCGAGCGGCAAGCAGTGGCGCGCGCACCTCTTCGTGCAGAAGCACGATCGGCGCGAGTTCCTCGCGCTCACGCTGGGCGAGATCGACGAGACCCCGACGCTGGTGCGCATGCACACCGGCAGCGTGCTCGGCGACGTGTTCGACGTGCGCAGCCGCGGGCGCGTCGCGATCGACGACGTGGTCGCGCGCATCGAGGAGGAGGGGCGCGGCGTGATCGTGTTCATCCCGGGCCCGATCGATCTCGAGTCGGATCTCGCGCAGCGCCTCGGCAAGCAGGTGAAGCCGAAGCACATGGACAGCGGCGAGGTGCTCCGCGAGTACGGCCTCGGCGCGCAGGTGCTGCGGGCGATCGGGCTGCGTCGCATCCGCCTGCTGACGAACCGTCCGCGCCGCATCGCGGGCGTCGACGGCTACGGCCTCGAGGTCACCGAGCAGCTCGTGGTGAGCGAGGACGCCGCGCTCAGCGGCGAGATGGACGCGCCCGAGCTCAAGCACTGA
- the ribE gene encoding 6,7-dimethyl-8-ribityllumazine synthase, with amino-acid sequence MADILEIEGTFETPQGARIAIVVSRFNHFITDRLLEGALDGLRRHGVPDANVVVARTPGAFELPVAVRQLASSKKVDAVIALGAVIRGSTPHFDYVAGEATKGCAQVMMQTGVPVIFGVLTTDTIEQAIERAGTKAGNKGWEAALGAIEMINLRRALEKAGF; translated from the coding sequence ATGGCTGACATCCTGGAGATCGAGGGGACGTTCGAGACGCCCCAGGGCGCGCGCATCGCGATCGTCGTGTCGCGATTCAATCACTTCATCACCGATCGACTCCTCGAGGGCGCGCTCGACGGCCTCCGCCGCCACGGCGTGCCGGACGCGAACGTCGTCGTCGCGCGCACGCCCGGCGCGTTCGAGCTCCCGGTCGCGGTGCGGCAGCTCGCGTCGAGCAAGAAGGTCGACGCCGTGATCGCGCTCGGCGCGGTCATCCGCGGCTCGACGCCGCACTTCGACTACGTCGCCGGCGAGGCCACCAAGGGCTGCGCGCAGGTGATGATGCAGACCGGCGTGCCCGTGATCTTCGGCGTGCTGACGACCGACACCATCGAGCAGGCGATCGAGCGCGCCGGCACGAAGGCGGGCAACAAGGGCTGGGAAGCGGCGCTGGGCGCGATCGAGATGATCAACCTCCGCCGCGCACTGGAGAAGGCCGGCTTCTGA
- the nusB gene encoding transcription antitermination factor NusB, with protein sequence MSSTARTGSRRKGREAALQMLYQMEASGVRAEQAIHLFWANLGSSREGEDFANRIVRGCESEGDKIDEIIRKVSQHWRLERMTRVDRNILRLATFELIAMEDIPRRVTLNEAVELAKRYGSDGSAGFVNGVLDRIASDLGKD encoded by the coding sequence ATGAGCTCCACCGCGCGCACGGGCTCGAGGCGGAAGGGCCGCGAAGCGGCGCTCCAGATGCTCTATCAGATGGAAGCATCGGGAGTGCGCGCGGAGCAGGCCATCCACCTCTTCTGGGCCAACCTCGGCTCCTCTCGCGAGGGCGAGGACTTCGCGAACCGCATCGTGCGCGGCTGCGAGAGCGAGGGCGACAAGATCGACGAGATCATCCGCAAGGTGAGCCAGCACTGGCGGCTCGAGCGGATGACGCGCGTCGACCGCAACATCCTCCGCCTCGCGACGTTCGAGCTGATCGCGATGGAGGACATCCCTCGTCGCGTGACGCTCAACGAGGCGGTCGAGCTCGCGAAGCGCTACGGCAGCGATGGCAGTGCGGGCTTCGTGAACGGCGTGCTCGATCGCATCGCGAGCGATCTCGGCAAGGACTGA
- a CDS encoding M17 family peptidase N-terminal domain-containing protein, with the protein MELRFVAPDLRALDGLRSEALALPFFQDERPLRGAAGLVDWRLCGRLSRLLVRGRVRGALGERVLVPARPRLAFEKLFLFGLGPRAAFDETAFVASVDDVLDTLEKARARTAVIALPGRSLELVGPERALELFLSAARDRTEHDELTLIEPLDAQRSMIPVLERARRKARALEGGA; encoded by the coding sequence GTGGAGCTCCGGTTCGTCGCGCCCGATCTCCGCGCGCTCGACGGCCTGCGCTCCGAGGCGCTCGCGCTCCCGTTCTTCCAGGACGAGCGCCCGCTGCGCGGCGCGGCGGGGCTCGTCGACTGGCGCCTCTGCGGTCGTCTCTCGCGCCTCCTCGTGCGCGGCCGGGTGCGCGGCGCGCTGGGTGAGCGCGTGCTGGTGCCGGCGCGCCCGCGGCTCGCGTTCGAGAAGCTCTTCCTCTTCGGGCTCGGTCCGCGCGCGGCGTTCGACGAGACCGCGTTCGTCGCGTCGGTCGACGACGTGCTCGACACGCTCGAGAAGGCGCGCGCGCGCACCGCGGTGATCGCGCTGCCGGGACGCAGCCTCGAGCTCGTCGGCCCGGAGCGCGCGCTCGAGCTCTTCCTGTCCGCGGCGCGCGACCGCACCGAGCACGACGAGCTCACGCTGATCGAGCCGCTCGACGCGCAACGCTCCATGATCCCCGTGCTCGAACGGGCACGAAGGAAAGCCCGCGCCCTCGAAGGCGGAGCCTGA
- a CDS encoding FHA domain-containing protein codes for MQKLGSGIAFVDAIDLARKHDDTKLAELLGPAQLLGAPPTVEDDEDEWSFQTRAILRPELGARLGLELSRAYVFPVRKLRSTFADTILVGRASTSDVFVDDASISKLHARIRRQSDDAWTIADAGSTNGTAIGTRAINGEESSLPYGTRLRIGKWSFRFERLDGTLAILRNG; via the coding sequence GTGCAGAAGCTCGGCTCGGGGATCGCGTTCGTCGATGCGATCGACCTCGCGCGCAAGCACGACGACACCAAGCTCGCCGAGCTCCTCGGCCCGGCGCAGCTCCTCGGCGCGCCGCCCACCGTCGAGGACGACGAGGACGAGTGGTCGTTCCAGACGCGCGCGATCCTGCGCCCAGAGCTCGGCGCGCGCCTAGGCCTGGAGCTCTCGCGCGCCTACGTGTTCCCGGTCCGCAAGCTGCGCTCGACCTTCGCCGACACCATCCTCGTCGGCCGCGCGAGCACCAGCGACGTGTTCGTCGACGACGCGAGCATCTCGAAGCTGCACGCGCGCATCCGGCGTCAGAGCGACGACGCGTGGACGATCGCCGACGCAGGCTCGACCAACGGCACCGCGATCGGCACACGCGCGATCAACGGCGAGGAGTCGTCGCTCCCGTACGGCACGCGCTTGCGGATCGGGAAGTGGTCGTTCCGCTTCGAGCGCCTCGATGGCACGCTCGCGATCCTGCGGAACGGATGA
- a CDS encoding amidohydrolase, with amino-acid sequence MRATRLSAILVLLALGACGGASLRTARPSEPEPNPAPPLLPWQAQRPGVPTIESPLVVLAGGTVLTATGRTIDDGVVIMEDGVIRAVGPRSEVAIPEGAEVIDVSGRFVTPGIIDTHSHMGVYPVPEAQAHEDGNEATGPITPHVRASDSFWPQDPALARALAAGITTIQVLPGSANLIGGAGETYRLHLGRTSSEMELPGAPDTMKMACGENPKRVYGGQHQEPSTRMGNVAGYRRAFQEAIEYGRSWSDWQETYRLWSIRQERWEGWQSAQMQDVDEAAAVPGAGGEGAGDDPGAPEEHPEDPGPAPAPPTRDFGHELLLGAIEGRVLVQMHCYRADEMARMIEIAREFGFRIRGFHHAVEAYKIRDLLTAEEISISTWADWWGFKLEAFDAIPENLALLTEAGTRAVLHSDSPMLIQRLNQEAGKAMAAGRRAGVDITEDQALRWITTNAAWTLGIHEMTGTLEPGRMADVVVWSASPFSVYAHAELVFVDGLREYDRARDGASRDSDFELGLDLQLEQDGGAR; translated from the coding sequence ATGCGTGCGACACGTCTCTCCGCGATCCTCGTCCTCCTCGCGCTCGGCGCGTGTGGCGGCGCAAGCCTGCGCACCGCGCGTCCATCGGAGCCCGAGCCGAACCCCGCGCCGCCGCTCCTGCCGTGGCAGGCGCAACGCCCCGGCGTGCCGACGATCGAGTCGCCGCTCGTCGTGCTCGCGGGCGGCACCGTGCTCACCGCGACCGGTCGCACCATCGACGACGGCGTCGTGATCATGGAGGACGGCGTGATCCGCGCGGTCGGTCCGCGCAGCGAGGTCGCGATCCCCGAGGGCGCCGAGGTGATCGACGTCTCGGGTCGCTTCGTGACGCCGGGCATCATCGACACCCACTCGCACATGGGCGTGTACCCGGTGCCCGAGGCGCAGGCGCACGAGGACGGCAACGAAGCGACCGGACCGATCACGCCGCACGTGCGCGCGTCGGACTCGTTCTGGCCGCAGGATCCCGCGCTCGCGCGCGCGCTCGCCGCGGGCATCACGACGATCCAGGTGCTGCCCGGCTCCGCGAACCTGATCGGCGGCGCGGGCGAGACGTACAGGCTGCACCTCGGCCGCACGTCGAGCGAGATGGAGCTGCCCGGCGCACCCGACACGATGAAGATGGCGTGCGGCGAGAACCCGAAGCGCGTGTACGGCGGGCAGCACCAGGAGCCCTCGACCCGCATGGGCAACGTCGCGGGCTATCGACGCGCGTTCCAGGAAGCGATCGAGTACGGCCGCTCGTGGAGCGACTGGCAGGAGACGTATCGCCTCTGGTCGATCCGCCAGGAGCGATGGGAGGGCTGGCAGAGCGCGCAGATGCAGGACGTCGACGAAGCCGCTGCGGTGCCCGGCGCAGGAGGGGAGGGCGCGGGCGACGATCCCGGTGCGCCCGAGGAGCACCCCGAAGATCCCGGACCGGCGCCCGCACCGCCCACGCGCGACTTCGGTCACGAGCTCCTGCTCGGCGCGATCGAGGGCCGCGTGCTCGTGCAGATGCACTGCTACCGCGCCGACGAGATGGCGCGGATGATCGAGATCGCGCGCGAGTTCGGCTTCCGCATCCGCGGCTTCCACCACGCGGTCGAGGCCTACAAGATCCGCGACCTGCTGACGGCCGAGGAGATCTCGATCTCCACCTGGGCCGACTGGTGGGGCTTCAAGCTCGAGGCGTTCGACGCGATCCCCGAGAACCTCGCGCTGCTCACCGAGGCGGGAACCCGCGCGGTGCTGCACTCGGACTCGCCGATGTTGATCCAGCGGCTCAACCAGGAAGCCGGCAAGGCGATGGCCGCGGGGCGTCGCGCCGGGGTCGACATCACCGAGGACCAGGCGCTGCGGTGGATCACCACGAACGCCGCGTGGACCCTCGGCATCCACGAGATGACGGGCACGCTCGAGCCCGGGCGCATGGCCGACGTCGTCGTGTGGTCGGCGAGCCCGTTCTCGGTCTACGCGCACGCCGAGCTCGTGTTCGTCGACGGCCTCCGCGAGTACGACCGCGCGCGCGACGGCGCGTCGCGCGACAGCGACTTCGAGCTCGGCCTCGATCTCCAGCTCGAGCAGGACGGAGGTGCGCGATGA
- a CDS encoding amidohydrolase family protein, translating into MRRCALAVIALLAITLPTSAQRRPTTTEPPIVITGATVRPGNGPPIENATVIVRGDRLEAVGAGLAAPAGATVIDATGAVITPGLVATMTALGLEEIELERASRDTGPEGDDADAIRAAFSAADGYNPLSTLIPVARLGGITSVTSVPEGGLVPGTSAWADLLGASPTVGTDAVLTPVLALHVSLNDEGIDAAGGARSSAITRLRELLDDARLYARQRTAFDRGDFRDTDVSRLDLERVGEALAGRIPVVIKVSRAVDIVRTIALGREYGLRIVLAGVEEGWMVAPQIAAANVPVIVQAMTNLPERFSRLHARYDNAALLARAGVRVMLMSPGAWDARNLRQEAGNAVAWGMDPDAALAAITSLPAEVFGMRDHGVIAAGRRANLVVWSGDPFETTSAPTHVIVAGRDLPLRSRQTLLLERYRSLDSVPRGWTGTVARDRSE; encoded by the coding sequence ATGAGGAGGTGCGCGCTCGCGGTGATCGCGCTGCTCGCGATCACGCTCCCCACGTCGGCGCAGCGCCGGCCGACCACCACCGAGCCGCCGATCGTGATCACCGGCGCGACGGTGCGTCCCGGCAACGGCCCGCCGATCGAGAACGCGACCGTCATCGTGCGCGGCGATCGCCTCGAGGCGGTCGGCGCGGGCCTCGCTGCGCCCGCGGGCGCGACGGTGATCGACGCGACCGGCGCGGTGATCACGCCGGGCTTGGTCGCGACGATGACCGCGCTCGGGCTCGAAGAGATCGAGCTCGAGCGTGCGTCGCGCGACACCGGCCCCGAGGGCGACGACGCCGACGCGATCCGCGCCGCGTTCTCCGCGGCCGACGGATACAACCCGCTCTCGACGTTGATCCCGGTGGCGCGGCTCGGTGGGATCACGAGCGTGACGAGCGTGCCCGAGGGCGGGCTCGTCCCGGGCACGAGCGCATGGGCCGATCTTCTCGGCGCCTCGCCCACGGTGGGCACCGACGCAGTGCTCACGCCGGTGCTCGCGCTCCACGTGAGCCTGAACGACGAGGGCATCGACGCCGCGGGTGGCGCGCGCTCGAGCGCGATCACCCGCCTCCGCGAGCTGCTCGACGATGCGCGCCTCTACGCGCGCCAGCGCACCGCGTTCGATCGCGGCGACTTCCGCGACACCGACGTGAGCCGCCTCGATCTCGAGCGTGTCGGCGAGGCGCTCGCGGGCCGCATCCCCGTGGTGATCAAGGTGTCTCGCGCGGTCGACATCGTCCGCACCATCGCGCTGGGGCGCGAGTACGGCCTGCGCATCGTGCTCGCCGGCGTCGAAGAAGGCTGGATGGTCGCGCCGCAGATCGCGGCGGCGAACGTGCCGGTGATCGTGCAGGCGATGACGAACCTGCCCGAGCGCTTCTCGCGCTTGCACGCGCGCTACGACAACGCCGCGCTCCTCGCGCGCGCCGGCGTGCGCGTGATGCTGATGTCGCCGGGCGCGTGGGACGCGCGCAACCTGCGTCAGGAGGCGGGCAACGCGGTCGCGTGGGGCATGGATCCCGATGCCGCGCTCGCCGCGATCACGTCGCTGCCCGCCGAGGTCTTCGGGATGCGCGACCACGGTGTGATCGCCGCGGGCCGCCGCGCGAACCTGGTCGTGTGGAGCGGTGATCCCTTCGAGACGACCAGCGCGCCGACGCACGTGATCGTCGCGGGCCGTGACCTGCCCCTTCGCTCCCGCCAGACGCTGCTGCTCGAGCGCTACCGCTCGCTCGACTCGGTGCCCCGCGGCTGGACCGGAACGGTCGCTCGCGACCGCTCGGAGTGA
- a CDS encoding sigma-70 family RNA polymerase sigma factor, producing the protein MGQSDDQRFVEEHAPLVRKIAHRVRAELDLTCDLDDLIAFGYHGLVEARGRFDESRGVLFSTFAYYRIRGAILDGVRKMAYLPRRIHQKRRAAEAIDWAIEAEGEARAATPEQRADVEATLAAVDDILGKITATFMLAAVGQDEEATRESPEDQLIGAHEKQRVRGALETLPERERIVINGMYFEGRNLDDIGAELGISKSWACRIHTRALGLLREALDR; encoded by the coding sequence GTGGGGCAGAGCGACGACCAGCGATTCGTCGAGGAGCACGCACCGCTGGTGCGGAAGATCGCGCATCGAGTGCGCGCCGAGCTCGACCTGACGTGCGATCTCGACGACCTGATCGCGTTCGGGTACCACGGCCTGGTCGAGGCGCGCGGCCGCTTCGACGAGTCGCGCGGCGTGCTCTTCAGCACGTTCGCGTACTACCGCATCCGCGGCGCGATCCTCGATGGCGTGCGCAAGATGGCGTACCTGCCACGGCGCATCCATCAGAAGCGCCGCGCGGCCGAGGCCATCGACTGGGCGATCGAGGCGGAGGGCGAAGCGCGCGCGGCCACGCCCGAGCAGCGCGCCGACGTCGAGGCGACCCTCGCCGCGGTCGACGACATCCTCGGCAAGATCACCGCGACGTTCATGCTCGCCGCGGTCGGGCAGGACGAAGAAGCGACGCGCGAGAGCCCCGAGGATCAGCTCATCGGCGCGCACGAGAAGCAGCGCGTGCGCGGCGCGCTCGAGACGTTGCCCGAGCGCGAGCGCATCGTGATCAACGGGATGTACTTCGAGGGCCGCAACCTCGACGACATCGGCGCGGAGCTCGGGATCTCGAAGAGCTGGGCGTGTCGCATCCACACGCGCGCGCTCGGATTGCTGCGCGAAGCGCTCGATCGTTAG